A stretch of DNA from Montipora foliosa isolate CH-2021 chromosome 4, ASM3666993v2, whole genome shotgun sequence:
CCGCCAAAAGATTAGTTGGAACTCGCCCAGTTAACAAGAAAGAGCCCATTTCGGCAGGCATGATTAGAAAGCTTGTCGATAATTCAAACTTTGACAATTTACTTGAGTTAAGGAACGTTTGCATTTTTATATTAGCCTATGCGGGCTTTTTTCGAATTCAAGAGATTCTCCATATTAAGTATGGGGATATTTATTTCAATTCTGGATATGTTGTTATTAATGTTGATACAAGTAAGACTGATCATTTGAGAAAGGGTAATGAGGTTGTTATTTCTGTAGGCTCGGGTGAGAAAACTTGTCCGGTTAAGATTTTGAGACGGTACTTAACTGAAGTTGAACGCTACCCTGTCCAATCAgatcattttgtttttagagCCTTGTCTAAATGTAAGTCTGGGCACAAGCTTGTTGCGATTAATAAGCCAGTTAGTTATTCCACAATCAGGgaatattttaaagttaatttcaagGACATTGTTCCAGATATTTCATTGTTTAGTACTCATTCGCTGAGATCTGGTGGTGCTTCAGCAGCGGCCAACGCTGGTGTACCGGATCGCCTTTTCCAAAGGCATGGGAGATGGAGGTCTGTTTCTGCGAAGAATGGATATGTTGACGATTCCTTAGGTTCTAGGCTTTCAGTTTCCAAAATGTTAGACATTTAGTTTTCTTcctaattttgttttgcttccctttctttttctctaTTAGGACACATTGCTGTTGTCGGGTGACTGACTGACCATTCCtcaataaactatttcacattgaatgtttcgtgatagtgtagtcagaatatgtaatttctgacggttgagtGACTTAGGaacgaattagtcagaaattgctattctgatggcacgattgagaggttttAGTATTCTCAGGGGAGAGTtttgagtatttaatgttttagcGGGAAGTATTTATCATTCTAGCTCAGTCAGTCGCTCTGTTTACTATTGTCAAATCtagttaaattttcttttttctatggAGTTATGGGTTTCTTTGTACCTCTTCCCCGAGGTTCTGTGCCGCTGCACTAgatggggaatacgtttccacatattttttggccacatctaaagagtggttttttagtggtttttcgtatctggcgtggtACACTTAATTTTTCGAGCTTTTTCAAGTTAGACTTTCTAGCATATTGTATGTTGTAGTTGCTGTATATTAGGACACATTGCTGTTGTCGGGTGACTGACTGACCATTCCtcaataaactatttcacattgaatgtttcttgatagtgtagtcagaatagtATTTTGCTCCCAAGGAATCACTCATGCCAAACATTTATCTGACTTAAACAGacttaaaaatataataaaaaggttgacactggctaaaatattgtgttgaacgtttcggcaactgctgttgccttcctcattttagccagtgtcaacctttttattatatttttaacatgCCTGGCTACACACCAAACATTTTTAAACAGACTTAACCATGCCAAACATgctaaatatttttattgttctcACTTTTCTCATTCACTGTAATAAGTATCGTGCAACATAAGCTGACAGGCCAACTTGCTAATTACTATAAAGTAATGTTAAATACCCTTCACCCCTTGCATATATACCAGTAAGTGTTCTGCAAATTCATTCATCTCCAAATTTGGACAACGCtcaattttattttatacaattaagTATTTTCTGAGAAGTGTTTGCATTAATTATTACTACAAATTATATTATCATCAGTGGCAATTGAGATGACATGAGCTGCTTTACTGGGGCTTGAAACTCAGATAAAGACCAGATTAAAAAATCTTATCAAAATTAAATACATCCATAAAGTTCGCTTGTAAACTTTATCCGGAAAGTTCGcttaaaattaatttgcttGACTCGGTAAATTGACTGGAGAAATGTGGCAATTGTCTTTGGGACTTTTCCCTTAGTTTaccttttctctctcttttaagaagttgaaaaaataagctaatttcaagtttctttgatttttggaaaaaaagcaaatattTTAGCCTAACGTTCAGTGCCTTTTGTTGTAGACGCGATACATTCTGGGTCCAAATAAGTTACAACAACTAGCCTTATGTAATAATTCTGAGCTTAGTTATGAATGTACACATAGTTGAGCTAACCTATATATGCAATGCGTGAATATGTAACGGCAGCCTTTACGCTTGAAGCACGACTCAAACTTTTCTTAATTTGAAAAGCAGATAAAAAAAATACGACACCCTTGACGGAAACGAAACCCTAATTGTTTCGATAACCTAATTCAGCTTTTGGCCATGCGAGCGAAAATTTAACCTAACGAGAATTACTGAGAAATTTTTACCTCATCCTAAGTGGGGAGATCCTTAACTACAAGACCATTGCCTTCTCGCATCCCTTTAACTTTGTTCTTTTTGGCTAATTGTTCTATTGAACTTCTCTTCCTCTCTTGGAATCACAACTATATTTTGTGAGTCACTTGACCCAAACAGAAATAGCCTAAAAGTTCGGTGAGTTTACCCTTTTCTGCTCTGAAAACTATGGCAGCAGTGCAGAAAACAT
This window harbors:
- the LOC138001135 gene encoding integrase/recombinase xerD homolog yields the protein MACTLIRSLNIGYVFLKGQIYVFTSGFWKDLSAVEDDSLRELASRLQATVLASRAPGTTDAYRRSFARWKKFAISKSEFQHFPAKTEHVALYLQHLIDTTHSQSAVDSAIYAIQWAHAMAGIPSPTNSPIIHAIRDAAKRLVGTRPVNKKEPISAGMIRKLVDNSNFDNLLELRNVCIFILAYAGFFRIQEILHIKYGDIYFNSGYVVINVDTSKTDHLRKGNEVVISVGSGEKTCPVKILRRYLTEVERYPVQSDHFVFRALSKCKSGHKLVAINKPVSYSTIREYFKVNFKDIVPDISLFSTHSLRSGGASAAANAGVPDRLFQRHGRWRSVSAKNGYVDDSLGSRLSVSKMLDI